Within Acidimicrobiia bacterium, the genomic segment GAACTCCATCCTCGACGCGGCCGGTTGGATGCGGGGCGCCGACGGCGTACGTCAGAAGGACGGCGTGAAGCTCTCGTTCACCGTCGGCACCACCAGCGGGAACAAGGCACGTGAGTTCTCCGAGCAGATCATCCAGGAGCAGCTCAAGAAGATCGGCGTGAAGATCACGATCAAGAACTCGCCCGACATGCTCGACACGAAGATCGTCGGCTTCGACTACCAGACGATCCTCTTCGCCTGGGTGGGCTCGCCCGATCCATACAGCAACAACGTGATCTGGCTCTCGGGCGCAATCCCCGAGAAGTGCTCGCCTCGCCTCGCCAAGGCCGAGGAGTGCGACTACTCGGGCCTCAACTACACCAAGATCAAGGACCCCACGCTCGACGGTCTCCTCAATGCGACCGACCGGGAGCCCGACCCGGTGAAGCGCGCTGCGCTGTACAACGAGGCCGACCTCGAGGTTGCGACCAACGTCGTGACCGTCGTGCCGCTGTTCCAGAAGCCCACCCAGCTCGGCTACCGGAGCACCATCTCCGGCGTGCGGGACAACCCCACCCAGGACGGCTTCACCTGGAACATCGAGGACTGGGCCGTCAAGTCGTAACTATCAGCGAACCTGCGTCAACAGACGGCGTATAGCGCCCGCAGCTGACGCAGGTTTGGTGTCGGTGGGGCCGCGCTCCGCGTTCGGAGCCGCTCGCGCGGCTAAACACGGGCGCGGTGAGCGCGTACGTCGTACGGCGGCTGCTGGTCGCGATTCCGGTCGTCGTGCTGGCGACGCTGGTGGTGTTCCTGCTCGTTTCGGCGCGCGGTGACCCACTTCGCGACTTCCGGCACAAGCCGACGGTCTCCCAGCAGACCATCCGCAACCTCGAGCACGAGTACCACCTCGACAAGTCGGTTCCCGAGCAGTACGTGCTCTGGCTCGGCGACTTCGCGCAGGGCGACTGGGGTACGTCGTTCCGGACGGAGCAACCGGTGTCCGACATGGTGGGCGAGGCCGCGTGGAACTCGTTCCTGCTCATCGGCACCACCGTGGTGCTGTCGGCCACGCTCGGGCTCCTGATCGGGGTCGTCAGCGCGGTGCGCCAGCACACCGCCTTCGACTACACCGCGACCGGTTTCGCGTACTTCGGCTTCTCGATGCCCGACTTCTTCTTCGCGCTGCTGCTCCAACTCGTGCTGGTCGTGTGGCTGCGCGAGGAGTTCGACATTCAACTCTTCTACGTGCAGGGCAAGTACACCGTCGGGCAGGAGGGCGACATCGGCAACCTGCTCCAGCACATGGTTCTGCCGGTGCTCACGCTGATGCTCACGAGCGTGGCCGCGTGGAGCCGTTACCAGCGCGACAGCATGCTCGACGCCCTGCGCAGCGATTACGTGCGCACCGCTCGCGCGAAAGGCGTCCCGCGCGCGCAGATCATCCGGCGACACGCGCTGCGCAACGCGCTGATCCCGTTCGTGACGGTCGTCGCGATCGATGCCGGGGTGTTGCTCGGTGGGGTCGTCGTCGTCGAGCGGATCTTCGGTTGGCCGGGACTCGGGCTCCTGTTCTTCAACGCCCTGGAGAAGTCGGACTACCCGGTGCTCCTGGCGTGGATGGCAGTCGCCACGATCTTCGTCGTGCTGTTCAACCTTCTTGCCGACGTCCTCTACGGCGTGCTCGACCCGCGCATTCGTCTCAGTGGGCGCGCGGCATGAGCATGCGCATGGGGGACGAGACTGCGCGCTCGCGCGCCGAGGAGATCGATTCCCTCCTCATCGCGGGCGAAGCCGTCCCCACCGGAGGCGTTGGGCAATGGCACATGGCACTGCGCCGGTTCCGACAGCACAAGCTGGCGCTCGTCGCGCTCGGCTTCCTGATCTTCATGGTGATCGCCTGTTTCGTGGGCGCGCACTTCGCGCCGAGTCCGACCGAGCAGCACCTGCTCGAACAACCCGCAGGCCCGTCGGGTTCGCACTGGTTCGGCACCGACGAACTGAGCCGCGACTCGCTCTCACGTGTGCTCCACGGTGGGCAGATCTCGCTGCGCGTGGCGTTCGGGGTCGCGATCCTGTCGACGGCGATCGGCGTCGTCATCGGCGCCCTTGCCGGCTTCTACCGCGGCTGGCTCGACAACCTGCTGATGCGCTTCACCGACCTCTGGATCGCGCTTCCTGCGATACCGATACTCGCGGTGGCGGTGTCGATCGGGACGGTCGATCTCGGGCCACTCGGCACGCTCGACATGGGAGGCGTGCTCGGCATCACGCTGCTGCTCTCGCTGCTCCTGTGGGGGTCGATCGCGCGCGTCGTGCGCGGCGCGACATTGTCGCTCCGCGAGCACGAGTTCATCGACGCCGCGCGCACGATCGGCGCGTCGAACACGCGCATCATCGTGCGGCACGTGCTCCCGAACTGTTTCGGCCCGATCGTCGTGAACGCGACGCTCATCGTCGCCGAGGCGATCCTCGTGGAGAGCACCCTCTCGTTCCTCGGCTTCGGGATCCAACCGCCCACGCCGAGCTGGGGCAACCTGCTGGCGAACTCGATCTCCACGCTCGAGGACCAGTGGTGGCTCACCGTGTTCCCGGGCCTCGCGATCTTCCTCACCGTGCTCGCGGTGAACTTCGTCGGTGACGGCCTGCGTGACGCGCTCGATCCCCGACGTCCGGTGCGCGCATGAGCGGGCAAACATGAGCGAGCGTGGCGCGCCGCTTCTCGAGGTCGACGACCTGAGCGTGGAGTTCGCCGTCGACGGGGCGGTGCTGCTCGCGGTCGACGGACTGTCGATCGCGCTCGCGGCCGGTGAGCGCGTGGCGATCGTCGGCGAGTCGGGATCGGGAAAGACCGTCACGGCCCTCGCGATCATGGGGCTGATCGAGCCGCCGGGTCGCATCACCTCGGGCGACGTCCGGCTCGCCGGACGCTCGCTCACGACTCTCTCGGAGGACGAGTACCGGCAGATACGGGGTCGCGACGTGGCCATGGTGTTCCAGGACCCGATGACCGCGCTCAACCCGGCACACCGGATCGGTCCACAGGTGGCGGAGGCGATCACGGTGCACGACTCGTCGGTCGCGCGCTCGACGGCTGCGGCGCGCGCGGTGGAACTCCTCGAAGAGGTCGGGATCGCGTCGGCGTCCGTCCGGGCACGCGACTACCCCCACCAGCTCTCGGGCGGCATGCGGCAGCGCGTCCTGCTGGCGATGGCGCTGGCCAACCGCCCCCGGCTCCTCATTGCCGACGAGCCGACGACCGCGCTCGACGTGACGACGCAGGCGCAGATCCTCGAGCTGCTCGACACGATCCGAGCGGATCTCGGCCTCGCCGTCGTGCTGGTCACGCACGACCTGGGCGTCGTGGCAGGTCATGCCGACCGCGTCGTGGTGATGTACGCGGGCAGGGTCGTCGAGGAGGGAACCGTGGACGACGTGTTCGCGTCGCCGCGGCATCCGTACACGCGTGGCTTGTTGGCGTCGGTCCCCACCATGGCGAGCGCGCGCGGCACCCTCACCCCGATCCCCGGATCACCGCCGAACCTGCTGCACGTGCCCGAAGGCTGCGCGTTCCATCCGCGGTGCGCGTTCGCGCAGGATCGGTGCCGGGAGTCGGTACCACCACTCGTCGCGCTCGCACCCGGTCATCGCGCCGCCTGTCTCCGAGCGACGGAGCTGGCGGAGGAATTGTGAGCGAGCTGCTCGTGGCCGACGGGCTGGTCAAGCACTTCCGTGCGCGCTCGCGCGGAGTCGTGCACGCGGTCGACGGCGTGAGCTTCACCGTCGACCGCGGCGAGACGCTCGCCATCGTGGGGGAGTCCGGGAGCGGCAAGACGACCGTCGCCCGGCTCGTGCTCCGACTGGTGAAGCCGACCGCGGGCACGATCCGCTTTCATGGCCGCCGGGTGCAGATGGTGTTCCAGGATCCCTACTCGTCGCTCGACCCGCGCATGACGGCCGGCGCGATCGTGGCCGAGCCGCTGGTGGTCGCGCGGCGCCGGCGCGAGGCGAAACAGCGTGTACCCGAGCTCTTCGAGCTCGTCGGGCTCGGCGCCGAGCACACGGATCGCTACCCACACGAGCTCTCCGGCGGCCAGCGCCAGCGTGTGGGCATCGCACGCGCACTCGCGCTCGAGCCGGACCTCGTCGTGCTCGACGAACCGGTCAGCGCGCTCGACGTGTCGATCCAGGCGCAGATCCTCAACTTGCTCGCCGATCTCCAAGCGCGCCTGTCGCTCTCGTACCTGTTCATCGCGCACGACCTCTCCGTTGTGCGCCACGTCGCCGACCGCGTCGCCGTGATGCACCTCGGCAAGATCGTCGAGTTCGCCAGCACCGCGGAGTTGTTCGCCTCACCCGCGCACCCTTACACGCAGGCGTTGCTGTCGGCGGTGCCCGAACCCGACCCGCCGAGCGAACGCGAACGGCAGCGCATCGTCCTGCGCGGCGAGCTCCCGAGCGCCGTGGACCCGCCGTCGGGTTGCCGATTCCGGACGAGGTGCTGGCGGGCCGATGACCGGTGCGCCGAGGAGGAGCCGCAGCTCGTCGAGCGTGCGGGTGTGGAACACCCCGTTGCATGCCACTTTCCCGAGGTGCGGATCAGGACGTGATGCGCGTCGGCCGGCTCGTCGCCTCGGATGGGAACAGCAGAAGGCATACTGCACGCTGGTGGCGCGTCCCGAGTGGCAGAGCGAAGTATTGGCCGGCGTTCCGGACGACGTACGCGCGTTCGCGCAGGCCAACCTCGACGCGGGCAACGCGCTCACTGCGCCCGATCTCGGTCCGCCCCTGCAGTCGCTGCCCGACTGGACGATCCTCGTCCCGAAGCCGGGGCCGATGCAGTTCATCCCGAGCACGTGGGCGGTGTACCGAGAGGGCGACATCAACGACGACCACGACGCGATCCAAGCGGCGGCCCGCTACCTGAAGGCAGCCGGCGGCCCCGGCAACATGGACCAGGCGCTCTACGCGTACAACCCGAGCAACGCGTACGTCACCGCGATCCAGAAGTACGCGGGCGTGATGCTCGCGGATCACCGCGCGTTCGACGGCTACCACGCGTGGCAGGTGTACGTGAGCACCGTCGACGGCACCACGTACCTGCCGGAGGGCTGGCACAAGACCTGATGATGGGTCGCTCGCTCCTGGGCTGCGGATCCGACCGTAAGATGCGCTGGTGGCACACGAGCGCGACGACGACAACCACGACTACGACGCATACCGGGATCGAGCACGTCGGTGGCTCGCCGAGAACGTGGAACGCGTACGTCCCACCTCGACGGCGGTCGGTCAGCGTGCCGGGGAGAGCGAGCTCGAGTTCGTCGCGCGTTCGAAGGCGCTGCAGGCGAAGCTCTACGCGGGCGGCTACGCCGGCATCACACTCCCCGCCGAGTGGGGCGGGCAGGGCCTCACCACCCGCCACCAGCAGATCTTCGACGAAGAGGTCTTCGGCTATGAACGCCCGGGAGGATTCGGGGGAACCTTCGGGCCGATCCTCGGAGCCCTCCTGGGTCACATGACCGACGAACAGCGGCGGGAGTATCTGGTTCCGATCCTGCAGGGAACGCTCTGGTGTCAACTGATGTCGGAACCGGGCGCGGGCTCCGACATCGGAGGCATCACCACCAGGGCGGTACAAGACGGCGACGAGTGGGTCATCAACGGCCAGAAGGTGTGGACGACGGCCGGCCACTTGTCGGACATGGCGATCTGCATCACGCGAACCGACTGGGACGTGCCCAAGTACTCGGGGCTCACGATGTTCATCGTGGCGATGGACACGCCGGGTGTGTCGCCTCGGCCGTTGCGTCAGATCACGGGAGAGGCGGAGTTCTGCGAGACGTTCCTCGACGACGTGCGCATTCCGGCGCGCAACGTGCTCGGGGTACCGGGCGGCGGCTGGGGCGTCGTGCAGACGTGGCTCACATACGAGCACGGCGGGGTCGAGGAGGGTGATCAGTCGGGGCGCGGCGTCAGCGGCGCCAAGGTGTCGGCGTCGTTGGTCGACGGCGCGTTCCCGAAGGAGCTCGTGTCGCAAAGTGTTGCGCGCGGGGTCGTGGAGGATCCCCGGGTGCGCGACCGGTTGGCTCGCACGTTCATCGCCGATGCGGTGAACGGGATGGTCGGCCGGCACCTGGGGATCGCGATGCGCGACGGCCGGATCTCGGGACACGCGGGCTCGATGGTGAAGGTCGCCGCCGCGACCGCGGCGCAACGTTCCACCGAGGCTGCGGTCGATCTCGCGGGCATGGCCGGCATCGCCTGGGACGCGGACGATCCGCTCGGTGACGCGCGAGCCAAGGAGATGCTCCAGTCGAGGAGCCACTCGATCGCCGGCGGTACCAATGAGATCCAGCGCAACAACACCGGCGATCGGGTGCTCGGGTTGCCGCGTGAGCCGGCCGTCGATCGTGGCATCCCGTTCCGCGAGGTGCGCACCAACGCGGTGCCCCCGCGCACAGATCAGTCGTAGCGCGCGCGGTAGCCTGCGAGGAACGTGCGCAGTCCTTGCTCGCCGTGGCGCATCATCAACTTGTGGTTGCCGCGGAACGCGGGTCGGGCGAGCGGGTCGAGCCGGCGGAGCAGCGCCTTGTTGGCGACGACCTCCTCTTCGAACGTCGCCCGCGACCCCTCGGGGAACTCCTGGATCGTCCACCGTGAGAAGCCGTCGAGGTCGCCCGTGAGGTTCGCCTCGAGCACCCGCGCGTGCGGGTCGTGCCGGGTCTGGTGCGTGGTGAACACGAGGTCGTAGGGCAGCACCGAGCGGCACCGCAGTTCGTACTCGTCATGGGAGAGCGGCCGGACCTCCTTGATCTCGGGCCACCACGCGGGGTAGTCGGCCAGTCGTTCGAGCACTTGATACACATCGGCCGCGGGTGCGCCGAGGGTCCACACGCTCCGGAAGCTGTAGGAGTGGTCCGCCACGGCTCCGATCCTCGCACACACCGCCGGGGTGGATGCGTGGGGGATGATGGGGGCGATGGCGCAGACCAGCGACCGAGCACAGGCCAACGTGCTCATTGGCCTCGCGATCGCCGCCCTCGGGCCGATCGTGGTCGCGGCGATCCTCGTGCCGTTCCGCCGCGACCTCGACAACGCGAACCTCGCGCTCATCCTCGTGCTCGTCGTGGTGCTCGCCGCGATCGTGGGAGGGCGCCGCGCCGGCGCGGTCGCCGCGATCATGGCCACGCTGTCGTTCGACTTCTTCCTGACCCGGCCGTACCTCTCGATGGACATCGAGACCAGCGACGACATCGAGACCGCACTCATCCTCCTCGGTGTCGGCCTGCTCGTCGGCGCGGTCGCATCCCGCGGCCGACGATCAGAAGCAGGACGGGAGCGCGCCGCGGAGGCGATCTCGCGCGTCCACAAAGTCGCCGATCAGGTTGCGCAGGGTGCGCCGGTCGACAACGTCGTGGCGACGGTCAAACAGGAGCTCCGCGCGCTCCTCTCGTTGCACGATTGCTGGCTGGAGTTCCATCCGTTCGTGTACGTGATGCCCCGGCTCGAGCGAGGCGGAACCATCGGGCAGTCGGAGCATCACTGGTTCGCGGGCGGAATCTCATTGTCCGAGGACGGCATCGAGCTTCCGGTCCTCGAGCAGGGCGACGAGGTGGCGCGGCTGGTGCTCATCGGCAACCGAGAAGTCGCGGTGACCATCGAGGAGCGGGTCGTCGCCGTCGCCCTCGCCGACCAACTCGGCGCCGCGCTCGCACTCGCGGGCCCGGACGAGCGGGAGCGGCTCGCGAAGGAATCCCGTCGGGAGTGAGCCGGTCCCGCACCGACCCGCGGTGTGCGTGTCATGCTGACGCCGTCCGGTCACGGTCTGTGGGGGGTGGATGCTCGGAATCCTGAAGCGGGTACTGGTCGGCCGCCCACTGGCGACCACCCAGATGGAGGAGCAGCGGCTCACCAAGACGATCGCGCTCGCGGTCTTCTCGTCCGACGCGCTGTCGTCCACCGCGTACGCGACGGAAGAGATCCTCTTCGTCGTCGCCGTGGGGGCGTCGAGCCTCGCGCTCGGGCTCAGCAAGCTCGTACCGATCGCGATCGTCGTCGCGGTCCTGCTCGCGATCGTGATCATCTCGTACCGGCAAGTGATCTTCGCCTACCCGAACGGCGGCGGCGCGTACGTGGTGAGCAAAGAGAACATCGGCGAGATGGCGTCGCTCGTCGCCGGCGCGTCGCTCATGGTCGACTACGTGCTCACGGTCGCGGTGTCGATCTCTGCCGGTGTCGCCGCGATCATCTCGATACCCGAGTTCAGCAGTCTCGCTCGACATCGCGTGGGGCTCGGCGTGGCGCTCATCGTGCTGATCACGCTCATGAACATGCGCGGGATCAAGGAGTCGGGCCGTGTCTTCGCGATCCCCACTTACCTCTACATGTTCATCTTCGGCGCGCTGATCGTCTACGGCTTGACCCGTTCCTTCATGGGTGACATCAGCCAGGTTCCCTACAACGCCGAGCTCGCAGACACCACGCGCGACGTCGGGGGGACGCTGACACTCTTCCTGCTGCTGAAGGGGTTCTCGTCGGGCGCCGTCGCGCTCACCGGCATCGAGGCGATCTCGAACGGGGTGCCGGCATTCCGGCGCCCGGAGTCGAAGAACGCGGCGACCACGCTCGTCTGGATGGGCGTGCTGCTCGGCACGTTGTTCCTCGGTATCTCGATCCTCGCGCACCGGCTCCAGCCCTACCCGAGCCACGACCGCACCGTGATCGCGCAACTCGGCCTGCAGGTGTTCGGGAACGGGTTCCTGTTCGTGTTCCTGCAATTCGCGACCGCGGCCGTCCTGGTGTTGGCCGCGAACACCGCCTACAACGGGTTTCCGAGCCTCTCGTCGATCATCGCCTACGACGGCTACTTGCCGCGGCAGCTCACGAACCGCGGCGACCGCTTGGTCTTCTCGAACGGGATCATCATGCTCGCGGCCGCCGCCGCAGGGCTGCTGATCGCGTTCGGTGGGCTCACGAACGCGCTCATTCCGTTGTACGCGGTCGGCGTATTCACTTCGTTCACGCTGTCGCAGACGGGCATGGTGCGCCATCACCTCAGGCTGCGGCAGGCGCACTGGAGGCGCAGCGTCGTCGTCAACGCGGTCGGTGCGTTCGCAACGCTGGTCGTGTTGCTCATCGTCGCCGCCACGAAGTTCACGAGCGGCGCGTGGGTGCCGATCGTGGTCATCCCGGCGATCGTGGTCCTGTTCAAGGCGATCAAGCGCCACTACACGAACGTCTCCGCGCACCTGCGCGTGCCGCTCGACTACCAACCGCCACGCAAGCGCCACACCGTGGTCATTCTGGTCGAAGATGTGAACGCCGGCGCCCTCGAAGCCCTCGCGTACGGCACGTCGATTGCGCCCGACCACCTGTTGGCGATGACTGTGGTAGCCGACGGCGCGGACGCCGAGCGAGTCGAGAAGAAATGGTCGGAGCACGGCATCACCGTGCCGCTCGAGATCGTGCAGTCACCGA encodes:
- a CDS encoding ABC transporter permease translates to MGDETARSRAEEIDSLLIAGEAVPTGGVGQWHMALRRFRQHKLALVALGFLIFMVIACFVGAHFAPSPTEQHLLEQPAGPSGSHWFGTDELSRDSLSRVLHGGQISLRVAFGVAILSTAIGVVIGALAGFYRGWLDNLLMRFTDLWIALPAIPILAVAVSIGTVDLGPLGTLDMGGVLGITLLLSLLLWGSIARVVRGATLSLREHEFIDAARTIGASNTRIIVRHVLPNCFGPIVVNATLIVAEAILVESTLSFLGFGIQPPTPSWGNLLANSISTLEDQWWLTVFPGLAIFLTVLAVNFVGDGLRDALDPRRPVRA
- a CDS encoding ABC transporter ATP-binding protein, which codes for MLVADGLVKHFRARSRGVVHAVDGVSFTVDRGETLAIVGESGSGKTTVARLVLRLVKPTAGTIRFHGRRVQMVFQDPYSSLDPRMTAGAIVAEPLVVARRRREAKQRVPELFELVGLGAEHTDRYPHELSGGQRQRVGIARALALEPDLVVLDEPVSALDVSIQAQILNLLADLQARLSLSYLFIAHDLSVVRHVADRVAVMHLGKIVEFASTAELFASPAHPYTQALLSAVPEPDPPSERERQRIVLRGELPSAVDPPSGCRFRTRCWRADDRCAEEEPQLVERAGVEHPVACHFPEVRIRT
- a CDS encoding DUF4118 domain-containing protein, which produces MAQTSDRAQANVLIGLAIAALGPIVVAAILVPFRRDLDNANLALILVLVVVLAAIVGGRRAGAVAAIMATLSFDFFLTRPYLSMDIETSDDIETALILLGVGLLVGAVASRGRRSEAGRERAAEAISRVHKVADQVAQGAPVDNVVATVKQELRALLSLHDCWLEFHPFVYVMPRLERGGTIGQSEHHWFAGGISLSEDGIELPVLEQGDEVARLVLIGNREVAVTIEERVVAVALADQLGAALALAGPDERERLAKESRRE
- a CDS encoding acyl-CoA dehydrogenase family protein, with product MAHERDDDNHDYDAYRDRARRWLAENVERVRPTSTAVGQRAGESELEFVARSKALQAKLYAGGYAGITLPAEWGGQGLTTRHQQIFDEEVFGYERPGGFGGTFGPILGALLGHMTDEQRREYLVPILQGTLWCQLMSEPGAGSDIGGITTRAVQDGDEWVINGQKVWTTAGHLSDMAICITRTDWDVPKYSGLTMFIVAMDTPGVSPRPLRQITGEAEFCETFLDDVRIPARNVLGVPGGGWGVVQTWLTYEHGGVEEGDQSGRGVSGAKVSASLVDGAFPKELVSQSVARGVVEDPRVRDRLARTFIADAVNGMVGRHLGIAMRDGRISGHAGSMVKVAAATAAQRSTEAAVDLAGMAGIAWDADDPLGDARAKEMLQSRSHSIAGGTNEIQRNNTGDRVLGLPREPAVDRGIPFREVRTNAVPPRTDQS
- a CDS encoding APC family permease encodes the protein MLGILKRVLVGRPLATTQMEEQRLTKTIALAVFSSDALSSTAYATEEILFVVAVGASSLALGLSKLVPIAIVVAVLLAIVIISYRQVIFAYPNGGGAYVVSKENIGEMASLVAGASLMVDYVLTVAVSISAGVAAIISIPEFSSLARHRVGLGVALIVLITLMNMRGIKESGRVFAIPTYLYMFIFGALIVYGLTRSFMGDISQVPYNAELADTTRDVGGTLTLFLLLKGFSSGAVALTGIEAISNGVPAFRRPESKNAATTLVWMGVLLGTLFLGISILAHRLQPYPSHDRTVIAQLGLQVFGNGFLFVFLQFATAAVLVLAANTAYNGFPSLSSIIAYDGYLPRQLTNRGDRLVFSNGIIMLAAAAAGLLIAFGGLTNALIPLYAVGVFTSFTLSQTGMVRHHLRLRQAHWRRSVVVNAVGAFATLVVLLIVAATKFTSGAWVPIVVIPAIVVLFKAIKRHYTNVSAHLRVPLDYQPPRKRHTVVILVEDVNAGALEALAYGTSIAPDHLLAMTVVADGADAERVEKKWSEHGITVPLEIVQSPTGEFTAATLSYIDEVEHRWDNTLVNVLIPEFYVQHWWGHLLHNQSALILKGRLLFRKSTAVTSIPYRVE
- a CDS encoding ABC transporter permease encodes the protein MSAYVVRRLLVAIPVVVLATLVVFLLVSARGDPLRDFRHKPTVSQQTIRNLEHEYHLDKSVPEQYVLWLGDFAQGDWGTSFRTEQPVSDMVGEAAWNSFLLIGTTVVLSATLGLLIGVVSAVRQHTAFDYTATGFAYFGFSMPDFFFALLLQLVLVVWLREEFDIQLFYVQGKYTVGQEGDIGNLLQHMVLPVLTLMLTSVAAWSRYQRDSMLDALRSDYVRTARAKGVPRAQIIRRHALRNALIPFVTVVAIDAGVLLGGVVVVERIFGWPGLGLLFFNALEKSDYPVLLAWMAVATIFVVLFNLLADVLYGVLDPRIRLSGRAA
- a CDS encoding ABC transporter ATP-binding protein gives rise to the protein MSERGAPLLEVDDLSVEFAVDGAVLLAVDGLSIALAAGERVAIVGESGSGKTVTALAIMGLIEPPGRITSGDVRLAGRSLTTLSEDEYRQIRGRDVAMVFQDPMTALNPAHRIGPQVAEAITVHDSSVARSTAAARAVELLEEVGIASASVRARDYPHQLSGGMRQRVLLAMALANRPRLLIADEPTTALDVTTQAQILELLDTIRADLGLAVVLVTHDLGVVAGHADRVVVMYAGRVVEEGTVDDVFASPRHPYTRGLLASVPTMASARGTLTPIPGSPPNLLHVPEGCAFHPRCAFAQDRCRESVPPLVALAPGHRAACLRATELAEEL
- a CDS encoding SRPBCC family protein — its product is MADHSYSFRSVWTLGAPAADVYQVLERLADYPAWWPEIKEVRPLSHDEYELRCRSVLPYDLVFTTHQTRHDPHARVLEANLTGDLDGFSRWTIQEFPEGSRATFEEEVVANKALLRRLDPLARPAFRGNHKLMMRHGEQGLRTFLAGYRARYD